A region from the Desulfoglaeba alkanexedens ALDC genome encodes:
- the csm4 gene encoding type III-A CRISPR-associated RAMP protein Csm4, with amino-acid sequence MPTYRITLTLSSPLATPLVSGTIWGHLAWALRYLEGERALEDWLDEQDRRPWLLSSQMPAGMLPRPLLKPSGRSGISGSVEEMQREKTAGKFAYIPESTFLKLRNGMSEEALIDTLKHHDGYIVSAKGFKPRGLKAHNSIDRSTGTTPETGGLFFEEVIFPGPDGRRQIFLQAGEPCEGQLERLLTFVGETGFGSNASTGNGHFQWEIEEEKELFSTGGNRAMSLSHGVISENMRASSYKQHVHFGKLGGDLAKGGYSPFKYPILMAQPGTTFDPADTGPFGAIIKGVHHDPALAQVRHYAMHLPISFTEVDS; translated from the coding sequence ATGCCCACTTATCGGATCACTCTGACGTTGAGCAGTCCGTTGGCGACGCCGCTGGTTTCGGGAACCATCTGGGGCCACTTGGCGTGGGCGCTTCGTTACTTGGAAGGTGAGCGCGCCCTGGAAGATTGGCTCGACGAACAGGACCGGCGGCCGTGGCTGCTTTCCAGTCAAATGCCGGCGGGTATGCTTCCCCGCCCTTTGCTCAAACCTTCGGGCCGCAGTGGGATTTCCGGATCGGTCGAGGAAATGCAGCGCGAAAAGACGGCTGGAAAATTCGCCTACATTCCCGAGAGCACCTTTTTGAAACTCCGGAACGGCATGAGCGAGGAAGCTTTGATCGATACGTTGAAACATCATGATGGGTACATAGTCTCCGCAAAAGGCTTTAAACCCCGAGGTCTGAAGGCGCACAACTCCATCGACCGATCCACCGGCACAACACCCGAAACGGGGGGACTGTTTTTCGAGGAAGTGATTTTCCCCGGACCGGATGGGCGCAGGCAGATCTTTCTGCAGGCCGGCGAGCCGTGTGAGGGGCAGCTTGAGCGGCTGTTGACCTTTGTCGGGGAAACGGGCTTCGGCAGCAATGCGAGCACCGGGAATGGTCATTTCCAATGGGAGATCGAGGAAGAGAAAGAACTCTTTTCTACTGGGGGTAACCGCGCGATGAGTCTTTCTCATGGCGTCATCAGTGAGAACATGCGAGCCTCATCCTACAAGCAGCATGTCCATTTTGGGAAGCTCGGCGGCGATCTTGCCAAAGGAGGCTACAGTCCGTTCAAGTACCCCATCCTCATGGCCCAGCCGGGAACCACCTTCGATCCCGCCGATACCGGTCCCTTCGGCGCAATCATCAAAGGCGTTCACCATGACCCTGCCTTGGCCCAAGTCAGGCATTACGCCATGCACCTGCCGATTTCCTTTACGGAGGTGGATTCATGA
- the csm3 gene encoding type III-A CRISPR-associated RAMP protein Csm3: MKLVATKIITGHVEVLTGLHIGAGKDAIEIGGVDSPVVKNPYTGEPYIPGSSLKGKLRCLMEWATNRVRDDGEIWDGSEESDPDRLAQDPVLRIFGTTNKKWNAGPTRLIVRDSALNANWRQGLVERGLPLTEEKFENNINRIQGKAGVGPRKTERVPAGAIFDMTMAYRVFDTGDEGRIDEECFQAFLKVMRLLEHDALGGSGSRGYGRVRFANLQINGEDIQEKFQAIAPEDIIALRRSA; the protein is encoded by the coding sequence ATGAAGCTCGTTGCTACCAAGATCATCACCGGGCATGTGGAGGTTTTGACGGGTCTGCACATCGGCGCAGGAAAAGATGCCATCGAAATCGGCGGGGTCGACAGCCCCGTCGTCAAGAACCCTTATACCGGCGAACCGTATATCCCAGGGTCGTCTCTCAAGGGAAAGCTGCGTTGCCTTATGGAATGGGCCACGAACCGGGTTCGTGACGACGGCGAGATATGGGACGGCTCTGAGGAAAGCGATCCGGACCGGTTAGCCCAAGATCCTGTGCTCCGCATCTTCGGCACGACGAACAAGAAGTGGAACGCGGGCCCGACGCGCTTGATCGTCCGCGATTCCGCCTTGAATGCGAACTGGCGGCAAGGGCTGGTGGAACGGGGCCTCCCTCTGACTGAAGAGAAGTTTGAGAATAATATCAATCGCATACAGGGAAAAGCAGGCGTTGGACCACGCAAAACCGAACGCGTGCCCGCCGGTGCGATCTTCGATATGACGATGGCATACCGCGTTTTTGACACCGGAGACGAAGGGCGCATCGACGAAGAATGCTTCCAAGCGTTTCTCAAGGTCATGCGGCTGCTGGAACACGATGCGTTGGGAGGTTCCGGTTCACGTGGTTACGGCCGGGTGCGCTTCGCGAACCTTCAGATCAACGGTGAGGATATCCAGGAGAAATTCCAAGCCATCGCCCCGGAAGACATCATCGCACTTCGAAGGAGCGCGTGA
- the tsaA gene encoding tRNA (N6-threonylcarbamoyladenosine(37)-N6)-methyltransferase TrmO — translation MPVVLEPIGVVRTEAAEIPHHWSVSDVEGTLVIDEAYREGLKDIRPGDRIVVIFHFHRSPPFSSEYLVQKPPHREKRMGVFSICSPRRPNPIGLSVLEVLETDGTRIRVKGVDMLDGTPILDIKPFVTGRKTPSGD, via the coding sequence ATGCCGGTCGTTTTGGAACCCATCGGGGTGGTGCGGACCGAAGCAGCGGAGATTCCGCATCACTGGTCCGTATCCGACGTGGAAGGAACGCTCGTCATTGACGAAGCCTATCGGGAGGGGCTGAAAGACATCCGACCGGGCGACAGGATAGTCGTGATTTTCCACTTCCATCGCAGCCCGCCGTTTTCTTCGGAGTATTTGGTCCAAAAACCGCCCCATCGAGAAAAACGCATGGGGGTTTTCAGTATCTGTTCACCGAGGCGTCCCAACCCCATCGGGCTTTCCGTTCTCGAAGTGCTGGAAACGGACGGAACCCGAATCCGGGTGAAAGGAGTCGACATGTTGGACGGGACGCCCATTTTGGACATCAAGCCGTTCGTCACGGGCAGAAAGACTCCATCCGGCGATTGA
- the csm5 gene encoding type III-A CRISPR-associated RAMP protein Csm5, giving the protein MTTYAFRAYALTPIHVGSGQEIDPLAFVLLNKRLVHFNAADVVKDLPEDERQRFLQILDRADLRALQSFLKSHVAADRHGLVTVDVSERFKTAYEQRASNPDRQFRVEMMPRNPHSGKAFLPGSSIKGAIRTAVVNYFANIDPRTKSSVEQAMRVAGAPQNKAQILEEAALGRKQSQTERDVFRFIEVEDVVLPDASTRIDRAVNWNPRKPGSENIQMWVERVKARADEPGVPQFELRLHMDTQAMHHPKVREQLGRTLDFDTLIEACRRFYWGRMVAEGEAFDGKERQGKSWKAIYDLFPKGKTPEGDIVPISPPKSYWCTAKRKRILLRVGRFSHFESLSVDHFRQGYNVQARRPIQDMGSTRTRCEMENGLPLMPFGWLLLTLDL; this is encoded by the coding sequence ATGACCACGTATGCTTTCCGGGCTTACGCCCTAACGCCAATTCATGTGGGTTCCGGCCAGGAGATCGATCCGTTGGCGTTTGTTTTACTGAACAAGCGGCTGGTGCATTTCAACGCCGCCGATGTGGTCAAGGATCTTCCGGAAGACGAGCGACAACGTTTCCTTCAGATCCTGGATCGCGCGGACCTGAGGGCCTTGCAATCGTTCCTCAAAAGCCATGTTGCGGCGGACCGCCACGGGCTCGTCACAGTGGATGTCTCGGAACGCTTTAAGACGGCATACGAGCAAAGAGCGTCTAATCCCGACAGGCAATTCCGGGTGGAAATGATGCCCAGGAATCCACATTCCGGGAAGGCTTTTTTGCCCGGTTCCAGCATCAAAGGCGCCATTCGTACGGCTGTTGTCAATTATTTCGCCAACATCGATCCGAGAACGAAATCTTCCGTAGAGCAGGCGATGCGGGTTGCTGGGGCACCTCAAAATAAGGCGCAGATCTTGGAAGAGGCCGCTCTCGGAAGAAAACAAAGTCAAACCGAACGTGATGTTTTTCGCTTCATCGAAGTAGAGGACGTGGTTCTGCCGGACGCTTCAACCCGGATCGACCGTGCCGTGAATTGGAATCCCAGAAAACCCGGCAGCGAAAACATTCAAATGTGGGTGGAACGCGTCAAGGCCCGAGCCGACGAGCCTGGAGTCCCCCAATTCGAGCTCCGACTGCACATGGACACGCAAGCGATGCATCACCCTAAAGTCAGGGAGCAATTGGGGCGCACCCTCGATTTCGACACGCTGATCGAGGCCTGCAGGCGATTCTATTGGGGGCGTATGGTCGCTGAGGGTGAGGCGTTTGACGGCAAGGAACGGCAAGGCAAGTCATGGAAGGCCATTTACGACCTATTTCCGAAAGGGAAAACGCCGGAAGGGGATATTGTTCCTATCAGTCCGCCTAAATCATACTGGTGCACGGCGAAGCGCAAGCGGATACTCCTTAGGGTAGGGCGCTTCTCCCACTTCGAATCATTGTCGGTGGATCATTTTCGTCAAGGCTACAACGTCCAGGCGCGAAGGCCTATTCAAGACATGGGTTCTACTCGGACCCGCTGCGAAATGGAAAACGGACTGCCGCTCATGCCCTTCGGTTGGCTCCTTTTGACCTTGGATCTTTAA
- the tnpA gene encoding IS200/IS605 family transposase yields the protein MDGTQSLSHTVWECKYHVVWIPKYRRKSLYEQLRKHLGQVFRELARQKESMIEEGHLMPDHVHMLISIPPKYGVAQVVGYIKGKSAIHIARTFLGRKKNFTGQNFWARGYFVSTVGRDEQMIREYIKKQETEDRRLDQLNMFE from the coding sequence ATGGATGGAACTCAAAGCTTAAGCCACACGGTCTGGGAGTGCAAGTACCATGTGGTCTGGATCCCGAAGTACCGCAGGAAGAGTCTTTACGAGCAACTCCGCAAGCACCTGGGCCAAGTCTTCAGAGAACTGGCCAGACAGAAAGAGAGTATGATCGAAGAAGGTCACCTGATGCCGGATCATGTGCACATGCTCATCTCGATCCCACCAAAGTATGGAGTTGCACAGGTGGTTGGCTACATCAAAGGAAAAAGCGCCATCCACATCGCCAGAACCTTCCTCGGGAGGAAGAAGAACTTCACTGGCCAGAACTTTTGGGCCAGGGGCTACTTTGTGTCCACAGTTGGAAGAGACGAGCAGATGATCCGCGAATACATCAAAAAGCAGGAAACTGAGGATCGTCGACTCGATCAACTGAATATGTTCGAATAG
- the csm2 gene encoding type III-A CRISPR-associated protein Csm2 → MNGSNRNPQPRRSGGQVPKTGDGGNQLPVGRPIRYFQDAEKKKLDPSLVDEKARDWARSFSSRLKSTQMRRFYDEFKAIERKILQGNNVQEHQSNFERDLALIRLFKAKAVYAEKRNVAPRDFTQFIFDHMVSIQDVRDFQAFMKVFEAVVAFHRFYAQDN, encoded by the coding sequence ATGAATGGATCGAACCGAAACCCTCAGCCCAGGCGCTCAGGGGGACAAGTCCCAAAGACCGGCGACGGCGGCAACCAGCTGCCGGTGGGACGGCCCATAAGGTACTTTCAGGACGCGGAAAAGAAGAAACTGGATCCTTCGCTGGTGGACGAAAAGGCTCGAGATTGGGCCCGGTCTTTCAGCAGCCGCCTGAAGTCTACGCAGATGCGCCGGTTCTACGATGAATTCAAGGCTATTGAGCGGAAGATTCTTCAAGGAAACAATGTTCAAGAGCATCAAAGCAATTTCGAGCGGGACCTGGCTCTCATCCGCCTCTTCAAAGCAAAGGCGGTCTATGCCGAAAAGCGGAATGTGGCCCCGAGGGATTTCACTCAGTTCATTTTTGATCATATGGTTTCCATCCAAGACGTCAGAGACTTTCAGGCATTCATGAAAGTCTTCGAAGCTGTGGTGGCCTTTCACCGTTTTTACGCTCAGGACAACTGA